TTTTCGCCGCGGTTTATGTTGAGTGTTATAAAAAGTGAGCTGTCGTTATCTGCAACTGGTTGTTTTTCTACGTCTACAACGGTATCAAAATAACCCTTTGACTCATAATACTGACGAATTCTCTCTTTAGTTTTTTCTATTGTAAGCTCATCATACATATTGCCTGGTTTGATGTTGATTAGCGACTCGATCGCAGTTTTATCATTTGTTACAACACCTTTTAGATCAACTCTCGCAACACTTGGCTTCTCTTTTACAGCTACTAAAAGATTGCCATTGCCTGTATCTTCTATGTAGATATCGTCGAAATAATTTTGTTTGTATAAATTTGTGATCGCCTTATCGCTAAGCTTTGGAGTCAGATCCTGACCGACTTTTAAGCCCATTATTTGGCTTGCTACTTCAGGCGAAAGGTGAATTAGGCCTTTAAAATTTATTGACTGGATTGTTTGTGCACTTAGGCCGCTGAAAGCTAATGCTAATAAAAATAATTTCTTTTTCATTAAATTTAACCTAGAGTTTTAGTATAAATGCGTATAATATCATATTTTATTTTTAATAAATTTAAATTTTATAATTTTGAAGGTTTTTTATGAAAATAGGTATCATCGGACTTGGTCTTATGGGTGGCTCACTTGGGCTAGCATTAAAAGATGAAAAATTAATCTCTTGTGTTAGTGGATATGACAAAGATGAAAATCATAGCAAAAAGGCCTTAGAGCTTGGCTTGGTGCATGAAATTTTAAGCATTGACGAGATGAAAAAGAAGTGTGACATCATCTTTTTGGCTGTGCCAGTCGAGGCTATCGTGAGCATCGTGCAAAATTTAACCGATATTAGCGAAGATACAACTATCATTGATTTTGGCTCAACCAAACAAAAGATAATAGAAGCTGTGCCAGAAAAAATTCGTAAAAATTTCATCCCAGCTCATCCAATGGCAGGTACTGAGTATTCTGGTCCAGAGGCTGCCTTTAAATCACTTTACACAGGAGCAACTGTTATCGTTTGTGACTTTGCAGAAAGTTCAGAAAAGCATGTCAAAAGAAGCGTTGAGCTATTTTCTTGCCTTGGTATGAAAATCATTTTTATGAGTGCGAAAGAGCATGATCATCACGTGGGTCTTATTTCGCATTTGCCGCATGCTATTGCGTTTTCGCTTGCTAGTGGGATTTTAAAAGAGGAAGACAAAAGACACATCGTAGCGCTTGGCGGACCTACATTTAAGGGCATGATACGTGTCGCAAAGAGTTCGCCTTTTATGTGGAGCGATATTTTTAAGCAAAATAAAAATAATGTTGTTGAAGCCATAAATATGTTTGAAAAAGAGCTAAATTTGTGCAAAGATCTCATCAAAGATGAACGCTGGGATGAGCTTTTTGCATGGATGAGCGATGCTAGAGCTGTAAGAGAAATTTTGTAATTAACTAAAAATTTATTGATTTACGTGTAAAATTTTGCAAATTGAATTTAAGGTAAAAATATATGTATAGACGTGGAATTGGCGGTTTTGGTATTGTTGTGCTTTTGCTAATTTTAATCTTAGCCGGTGGTTTTGGCTATGCTTTGATGTCAAAAGATTTTGAGCGAAATGAACCGATAATCGGTGTTGCTGATAAAGTTTATTGGAATCTTAGAACCCCAATGAATATCAAATTTAAAGACGATAGTGGTATAAAATTTGTACGAATTAGTATGAATGATGGGAAAAATGATCTAAATTTGTTAAATCAAATCATACAAAATCCAAGTACTGAGCTTGATGTAAATTTAACCTTTCCAAAGACTGGCTTTTTTGCTCAAAAAGATACCTATGAGATGAATATCGAAGCTGTAGATACTAGCAAATGGAGTTTTTTTACTGGCAATAAAGCTAGTAAAAAGGTTGAAGTGGTGCTTGATACTTCAAAGCCTGATCTTTACGTGCTTTCGCAGTCTTATTCTATCTCAAAAGGTGGTAGTGCGGTTGTGGTCTTTAGAGCGACTGATAATCAGCTAAAAGAGGTTTATGTGCAGACAAATTTTGGTAAGAAATTTAAAGCTGTCCCATTTTATAAAGAGGGCTTTTATGCAGCACTCGTTGCTTGGCCAGTTCAGGTTGAAAATTTTAGTGCTGAGGTCATTGCAAGAGACTTTGCAGGCAATGAAAGCAAGTCACATGTCAGATATTTTTACGAAAATGTAAAGTATAAAACTTCAACTATTGCATTAAATGATAGATTTTTAGATGGTAAGATAGTTGATCTAACTGATCAATATGCAAAAGATCCAAGTGCACTTTCAAGACTTGAGAAAATGAGATTTGTCAATGAAACGCTTAGAAATTCAAACGAAGAAAAAATAACAGCACTTACTACAAATCCTGGTGATGAGATGTTAACTGACTTTAGTGTGACACCATTTTATCCACTAAGAAATGGTAAAAAAGTGGCTGACTTCGCCGATCACCGATACTACACATATAATAACGAGCAAGTAAGCGAATCTTGGCATATGGGAATAGACTTTGCAAGTGTGGCAGCAGCTCCTATAATAGCTAGTAATGCTGGTCGTGTCGTACTAGCATCTGAAAATGGAATTTATGGATTAAATATTGTGATCGATCATGGATTTGGGCTTTATTCGCTTTATGGACACTGCTCAAGCGCTAGAGTAAAAGAGGGCGATATGGTGGCAGCTGGCGATCAGATAGGTACTACTGGAACTAGTGGTCTTGCACTTGGCGATCACCTTCACTTTGGAATTTTGGTTCAAGGCGAAGAGGTAAGACCACAACAATGGATGGACAAAAAGTGGATAAAAGACAATATCACAAGTGTCTTAGATGCTGCAAAAGCGATGATAGACAAGAACTAAAAATTTGCAAAATTGATTTTTTAGTGCTATCATAAGCGCATTAAAAATATAAGGAAAATTCTTGAAACAAACTACTATCGCAAGACGCGTTGAGACCGTTGGTATAGGGCTTCATAAAGGTGAGCCGATAAGACTTATACTAGAACCTCTTGATGCAAATTCTGGTATTATTTTGCACCGCGAAGATCTTGGTATTAGTTTTAAAGCTGAACCTAAAAATGTTATAAATACGCAAATGGCAACCGTTGTTGGTAACGAAAAGGGCTTTATTAGTACGATCGAACACCTGATGTCAGCCATAAATGGTTATGGCATTGATAATATTAGAATCTCTGTTGATGCAAATGAAATTCCAGTGATGGATGGCAGTGCAATAAGCTTTTGCATGCTACTTGATGAAGCTGGCATAAGATATCTTGATGCTGGCAAAAAAGTAATTCTTGTTAGGCGCGAAGTTGAAGTCGTTGAGGGTTCTAAATTTGTACGAACTTCACCTTCAAGAAGTCCAAAATTTGACTATACGATAAAATTTGATCATCCAGTTATTGGTGAACAAAGATATGTTTTTGATTTTAGTAAAAGCTCTTTTATAAAAAATATAGCTCGTGCTAGAACTTTTGGCTTTTTAAAAGATTTACAACGTTTACAAGCTCAAAATTTAGCCCTTGGTGCATCACTTGATAATGCCGTGGCAATCGATGATACGCATATTCTAAATCCAGAAGGTTTGAGATTTGAAAATGAGTTTGTAAGGCACAAAATTTTAGATGCGATTGGTGATTTAAGCTTGCTTGGAGCGCCTTTATTGGGCGATTATACAGCATTTGCTGGAAGTCACGATCTAAATCACAAATTAACTCTTGCTTTGATGGCCGATGAGAAAAGCTACGAGATCGCAACTCTAAATGGCGAACTTTTAAAAGAGTATCAAAAGGTATTTGCATAGAAAATATTGAAATTTTAGTTGTCTCTTTATCGACTCCGCTCTTGGTTGGAGTTTATAAAGACGGCGTAAAATTTGATGAAATTATGACTGATGAACATGTCAGTGAAGCTTTGATAAAAATCTTAGAAAATTTATCCTCTAAATTTAATATCACAAAAATTATCTATGCAAATACGCCAGGAAGCTTTATGGGGCTAAAGGTGGCCTATGTCATTTTAAAGACTTTCTCTTTAGCAAAGGGTTGCGAATTTTATGCGGTTAGCGGCTTTAGCTTAAATGGCAGCCAAGCGATCAGAGCAAATAAAAATTTAAGCTTTGTTTTAAAAGATGGCAAAATTTTACTTGAAAAAGTAGGGCCAGTAGGATTTATTTTGCCTTTAAATTTAGATGAATTAAAACTAAATTCAGATACACTTCCAGATTATATCATCCAAGCAGTTTAGGAGAAATTTTGAATATCTTAGTGCCTGCAACAAGTGCAAATTTGGGTCCTGGTTTCGATGCTTTGGGGCTTAGTCTGAAGCTTTTTAATAGCGTGAAAATCGAGCCAGCAAAATTTAGCTCAGTATCGATAAACGGCGAAGGCAGTGAAAGTGTAAATTTAAAGAGAAATAATATATTCTTAAGTATTTTTAATGAAATTTTTTTTGAGCTAACTGGTAAAAATGAAAATTTTAGAGTCGTTTTTGAAAATAATATCCCATTTTCAAGGGGGCTTGGCAGTAGCTCCGCTGTTATCGTTGGAGCCATTGCTTCAGCCTACGAAATGGCTGGCTTTAAGGCAAGTAAAGAGGCAGTTTTAAATAAAGCTATCATCTATGAAACCCATCCTGATAATATCTCGCCAGCAGTTCACGGTGGATTTATCAGCGCAATCGTAAAAAATGGTAATGTTTACGCAAATAAAATAAATTTAAGTGATGAGATAAAAGCAGTAGTTGTCATCCCAAATAAACCGATGAGTACATCCTCGTCGAGACAAATTTTACCAAAGAACTATACGATGAAAGAGTGTGTAAATAACTTATCTCATGCTGCTTTTTTAACATCTTGTTTTTATGAAAAAAAGTATGACCTCTTAAAAATAGCAAGCAAAGATTTGATGCATGAAGAGCGTAGAATGCACACTTTAGAAGAACTTTTTGAAGTTAGAAAAGTAGCTTATGAAAATGGTGCTTTAATGAGTACGCTTTCAGGCTCAGGCTCAAGCTTTTTAAATATCGCTTACAAAGATGATGCTAAAAATTTACAAGATATTTTAAAGAGTAAATTTAGTGATTTTAGGGCTGAGGTTTTTTCATTTGATAACGATGGATACGAAATTACGCAAAGCTAAAAACAAGTTTAAAAAGATATAATGAACAAAAACAATCCTGTAAGGACATGTGTCGCTTGTAAAATTAAAATTTCTCAGAGCTTGCTAAAAAGATACCGCTTGGTAGGTAAAAATTTAGAGCATGGCAAAGGAAATGGTCGTAGCTTTTATCTGTGCGACAAATGTATGCAAAAAGATATAAAAATTTTAAAAAAAATAATTGATAAACAAACTAAAGGTGCTTTTATTTGTGATGCACCTAAGTTAAAGGAGATACTCTTAAATGAGCAATGTTAGGATTTCAGAGATCGCAAACGAGCTTGGCTATCCAAGTAAAGAGATAGTAGAAAAAGCTCAAGAGTTAGGATTAAAAGTCAAAACTCACTCAAATGCAGTTAGCCTTGAAGAGGCCGAAGCTATATATGAATATGTTCAAACTGGTGTGATACCAGATAAATTTAAAAAGAAAAAGAGTGAACCTAAACCAAAAAAAGAGCCTAAAAAAGAAGTAGAAAAAGAGTCAGTAAAAAAAGAAGAAAAACAAAAAAGTGAACCTAAAAAAGCTACTACTAAAACTGAGTCAAAGTCGGTAAAAGCTGAGCCTAAGAAAGAGGCACAAATTTTAGAAGAAAAACAAAAAATTGAACCTAAAAAAGAAGAAATCAAAGTAGAGCAAAAACAAGTCGAAGCTCCAAGACCAAAAGAGAGCTTGGCTGATGTGACTCAAAAAAGACGTGGTCTTGTGATAGTAAAAAAGAAAAAAGATTATGAGGCGCCAATTGCTACAAAAGAAGAGAAAAAGCCTGAACCAAGCATAGCTAATATAAGCGATTTTAAAAGTATGTTTTCAGCAAGTGATGAAAATTTAGCTAAGAAAAAGAAAAAAGATAAAAAAGTAGTTGTTGCAAGTAAAAAGGATAGCGCCCAGAAGATGGACCTGCTTGGTGGAAGTGATTTTGGTGACATCGTACTAGAAGATGAAGATGTAGTCGTTCTTCCTGATTTTAGTTTTAAAACCCCAATACCAGCACCTGTACAAAAGACAAAACAGCCAAATGTTATGAGAACTACAGTCAACAATACGATAAATTCATTTGGCGAAGGCGGCATTCAAAGAAGAGCTAGAAAAAAACACAAAAAGCCTGAAAATAAACAAAACAATGAAGCTGTGACGTCTATAAATATTCCAAAAGAAATTCGTGTTTATGAATTTGCTGAAAAGCTAAACAAACAGCCAAGTGAGATTATTGGTAAGCTTTTTATGCTTGGTATGATGACAACAAAAAATGACTTTTTGGATGAAGATGCGATAGAAATTTTGGCCGATGAGTTTAATGTAGAGGTTAATATCATCGACGATCAAAAAGAATTTGACTACGTAGCAGCCTATGAAGAAGAGATAAAAGACGATGAAAATCTACAGCCAAGAGCACCAGTCATAACCATTATGGGTCACGTTGATCATGGTAAAACTTCATTGCTTGATTACATAAGAAAATCACGCGTAGCAGCAGGAGAGGCTGGTGGTATCACTCAGCATGTCGGTGCTTACATGGTAAACAAAAACGGCAAAAATATCACATTTATCGACACTCCAGGTCACGAAGCGTTTACTGCTATGCGTGCAAGGGGTGCTGGCGTAACTGATATAGTTATCATCGTTGTTGCGGCAGATGACGGCGTAAAACCACAAACAAAAGAGGCGGTTAGCCACGCAAAAGCCGCTGGCGTACCGATAATCATCGCTATAAATAAAATGGATAAAGAGTCGGCAAATCCTGACCTAGTAAAGACTGGTCTTGCTGAGCTTGATGTCATGCCAACAGAGTGGGGCGGAAAGTATGAATTTGTGCCAATCTCTGCAAAAACAGGCATGGGTATAGATGATCTACTTGAGATCGTACTTTTACAAGCTGACCTTCTAGAACTAAAGGCAAATCCAAAGGCAAATGCAAAAGCAACTGTTATCGAGAGCTCACTTCAAAAAGGCCGTGGTCCAGTAGCTACTATTATCGTTGAAAATGGCACACTTCATGTTGGAGATACTGTCGTAGCTGGCGTTGCATATGGAAAGATAAGAAGCTTACTTGATGACCAAGGTAAACCTTTGCAAGATATAAAACCAGGCGAATGCGGTGTTATAGTAGGTCTTAGCGAGATAGCAGAGGCAGGCGAGACGCTAATAGGTGTAAAAACTGATAAAGAGGCTCGTGAATACGCACAGAAAAAGGCTGAATATATCCGCCAAAAAGAGCTTAGCAAGAGCACAAAAGTTAGTATTGATGAGCTTAGTGCTAAGATCGCTGAGGGTGAGTTAAAGACGCTTCCAGTCATCATCAAAGCTGACGTTGGTGGCTCACTTGAGGCACTAAAAGCAAGCTTAGAAAAACTAGCAAATGATGAGATCAGAGTAAATGTCATCCATTCTGGTGTTGGCGGCATCACGCAAAGCGACGTAGCACTTGCTAGTGCGAGCGAAGATTGTATAATCCTTGGTTTTAACATAAGACCAACTGGCGAGATAAAAGAAAAGGCAAAAGAGAGCGGCGTTGAGATTAAAACTTACAACGTTATTTATAATCTAATTGACGATGTGAAAGCGATCTTGGGCGGACTAATGTCACCGATAATTAGAGAAGAGCAGCTTGGTCAAGCTCAGGTTCGCCAAGTGATCCATGTGCCAAAAGTTGGTGCTATTGCTGGATGTATCGTCACTGAGGGCACGATAAACAGAGGGGCAAAAATTCGCCTTATTAGAGAAGGTGTGGTTGTTTATGAGGGCTCGGTAAGCTCACTAAAACGCTTCAAAGATGACGTTAAAGAGGTTGCTAAAGGCTACGAGTGTGGCGTTGGTATCGAAAATTTCAATGACATTAGAGAAAACGACTATATCGAAAGCTTCAAAGAAGTCAAGGAGAAAGCTACTCTATGAACGCTAATGAAATAAAGCGTATGAGAACAGAGAGTGTGCTAAAAGAGCTCATCCCAGAGGCTCTAGCTACTCTTGAAGATGGTATTTTAAAGGGGCTTTGTGTCACTGATGTCGAATGTAAAAAGGGCAGATACGACGCCTTTGTTTATCTTGACAAAATGGCATTTGATGAGCGTGAACAAGAGTATATTTTGGGGCATTTAAAGCGAGTTTGTAGGCATTTGCAAAACCACTGCATGGCAGCTGAGGGCTGGTATAGATGTCCAAATTTTCACTTTAAATTTGACGATAGATTAGAGTATCAAAACCATATGGATAAGTTGTTTGATAAAATTTCAAAGGATTTAAACAAAAATGGATAATTTAGACAAACTAGTACGCGAATGCGGTGTAGAGCTTTACGACAGCGAGATCGCAAATGAAAATGGCAGGACTATTTTTAGAGTTTACATCACAAAAAATGGCGGAGTGAGTCTTGATGACTGCGAAAAAGTAAGCCGTCTACTCTCGCCCATCTTTGACGTGACACCGCCAGTTAGCGGGGATTATAACCTAGAGGTTAGCTCGCCTGGTCTTGAGAGAAAGCTTAGCAAGCCATCTCACTTTAAAGCGAGCGTTGGTGAGCTAGTTAAAGTTCAAACCGAGGCTGAGAAATTTGCAGGAAGGCTTGTAAAAGCAGACGAAGATGGCATCGCAGTTGAAAACGAAGAGGGAATCTTTGAGATCAACATCAGTGAGATAAAAAAAGCAAAAACATATTTGGAGTGGTAAATGCTAAGCGACATCGAGATAACTCACCAAACGAAACTAGAACACATCAGTAAAGTTGCTGCAAGACTAGGCTTAAGTGAAGACGAGCTTGAACTTTACGGCAAATATAAGGCAAAAATTTCTCCAAGGCTTGAGCCATCAAACTCAAAGCTTATCTTGGTTACTGCGACTAATCCAACCCCATACGGTGAGGGCAAAACGACTATGTCTATCGGTCTAGCCGACGCACTAAATTCGCTTAATAAAAAGGTTTGCCTAGCGCTTCGTGAGCCATCTCTTGGGCCAGTTTTTGGTATAAAGGGTGGAGCAGCAGGTGGCGGCTACTCGCAGCTTGCGCCGATGGAGGATCTAAATTTACACTTCACTGGCGATTTTCATGCTATAACATCGGCAAATAACCTTATTTCAGCGATGATAGATAATAGCCTCTATCAAGAAAACCCGCTAAAAATCGAGAAAATTTTATGGAAGCGCTGTATGGATATGAACGACCGCGCGCTTAGGTTTATCACTGTGGGTCAGGGTGGCAGGACGGATGGCGTGCCAAGAGAAGATGGCTTTAATATCACCGCTGCAAGCGAGATCATGGCTGTGCTTTGTCTAGCAACAAGCCTTTCTGATCTAAAAAAGCGCGTGGCAAATATTATGGTCGCCTACGATAGTGATAAAAAGCCTATCTATGTGCGTGATCTAGGCTGTCAAGACGCTGTTTGTATACTTTTAAAAGATGCAATTAAGCCAAATTTATTTCAAACACTAGAGCACACACCTACACTCGTGCATGGTGGCCCATTTGCAAACATCGCGCACGGCTGCAACTCCGTTATCGCAACTAAAACAGCTCTAAATTTAGCTGACTACGTCATCACTGAAGCTGGCTTTGGCTCTGAGCTTGGTGCGGAGAAATTTTTAGATATAAAATGCAGGGTTGCTGATATCAGACCAAGCGCTGTGGTGCTTGTAAGTACGATCAGATCGCTAAAATATAACGGCGAAGCAAATAAAGACGAGATCACAAAACCAGACATGAACGCTCTTAAAAAAGGTATCGAAAACCTTGGTGGCCACATCGAGAATTTAAAAGGTAAATTTGGTCAAAACGTGGTTGTGGCGCTTAATAAATTTGGCTTTGACACCGATGAAGAGATAAATTTCGTAAAAGAGTATTGCCGTGAGCTTGGCGTAGAAGTGGCTGTTTGTGAGAATTTCTTAAAAGGTGGCAAAGGTGCGCTTGAGCTTGCCGAGCTAGTTTTAAAAGCGTGCGATAAACCAAGCAAGATAAATTTCACATACGAGATGAGCGATGATACAAAAACTAAAATAGAAAAGGTCGCTAAGGAGATTTATGGAGCTGGCGAGGTGGTCTTTGAAGAGGCCGCTCTTAAAAAGCTTGAGATGATAAAAGAGCTAAATTTGAGCCATTTGCCAGTTTGTATCGCAAAAACTCAGTACTCATTTAGTGACGATGCGAAGCTTTTGGGTAGAGCAAAGGGCTTTACTTTTAGCGTAAAAGATCTTGACATTAGAACGGGAGCTGGCTTTATCGTCGCGGTTTGCGGTAAGATCATGCTGATGCCAGGACTTCCAAAAGTGCCAGCTGCGGTCAATATGAGGATAGACGCAGAGGGCAAGATTGACGGCTTGTCGTAAATTTATGAAAACACACTGGCAAACGCTGGTGTGTTTTTTAAAGAGGCATGGATGAACGACGAATTTTACATGGGTCTTGCTTTAAGCGAGGCTTGGAAATTTCAGATCCTGACCTATCCAAATCCAGCCGTTGGATGCCTTGTCCTTGATGAAAATGGGCAAATTTTATCTTGCAAGGCTCATGAAAAAGCTGGATATTTACACGCTGAACCGACAGCGATACTCTTTGCGCTTTGCAAAAAAAGTGAAAAATTTAAAGATGATTTTATAAAAGCATATAACGCTAAATTTAGCTCTAATATAAAAGAGGACGAATTTGGCCTTTTGGAGCCAAAATTTACCTATGAATTTATACTAAAAAATCACTCAAATTTACTAAAAAATGCAAAAGCTTACGTTACGCTAGAGCCTTGCTCGCATCATGGTAAAACGCCACCTTGTGCAAATTTACTAAAAGAGCTTGGTTTTAGAGATGTGATAATAGGCAGTCATGATGAAAATCAAATAGCAAGTGGTGGTAGTAATTTGCTTAAAAGCGCTGGTATAAAAGTTAAATTTGGCGTTTTAAAAGAGCGCTGCGATAAGCTGCTTGAACCATTTTT
This genomic interval from Campylobacter concisus contains the following:
- a CDS encoding prephenate dehydrogenase, giving the protein MKIGIIGLGLMGGSLGLALKDEKLISCVSGYDKDENHSKKALELGLVHEILSIDEMKKKCDIIFLAVPVEAIVSIVQNLTDISEDTTIIDFGSTKQKIIEAVPEKIRKNFIPAHPMAGTEYSGPEAAFKSLYTGATVIVCDFAESSEKHVKRSVELFSCLGMKIIFMSAKEHDHHVGLISHLPHAIAFSLASGILKEEDKRHIVALGGPTFKGMIRVAKSSPFMWSDIFKQNKNNVVEAINMFEKELNLCKDLIKDERWDELFAWMSDARAVREIL
- a CDS encoding M23 family metallopeptidase; this encodes MYRRGIGGFGIVVLLLILILAGGFGYALMSKDFERNEPIIGVADKVYWNLRTPMNIKFKDDSGIKFVRISMNDGKNDLNLLNQIIQNPSTELDVNLTFPKTGFFAQKDTYEMNIEAVDTSKWSFFTGNKASKKVEVVLDTSKPDLYVLSQSYSISKGGSAVVVFRATDNQLKEVYVQTNFGKKFKAVPFYKEGFYAALVAWPVQVENFSAEVIARDFAGNESKSHVRYFYENVKYKTSTIALNDRFLDGKIVDLTDQYAKDPSALSRLEKMRFVNETLRNSNEEKITALTTNPGDEMLTDFSVTPFYPLRNGKKVADFADHRYYTYNNEQVSESWHMGIDFASVAAAPIIASNAGRVVLASENGIYGLNIVIDHGFGLYSLYGHCSSARVKEGDMVAAGDQIGTTGTSGLALGDHLHFGILVQGEEVRPQQWMDKKWIKDNITSVLDAAKAMIDKN
- the lpxC gene encoding UDP-3-O-acyl-N-acetylglucosamine deacetylase, coding for MKQTTIARRVETVGIGLHKGEPIRLILEPLDANSGIILHREDLGISFKAEPKNVINTQMATVVGNEKGFISTIEHLMSAINGYGIDNIRISVDANEIPVMDGSAISFCMLLDEAGIRYLDAGKKVILVRREVEVVEGSKFVRTSPSRSPKFDYTIKFDHPVIGEQRYVFDFSKSSFIKNIARARTFGFLKDLQRLQAQNLALGASLDNAVAIDDTHILNPEGLRFENEFVRHKILDAIGDLSLLGAPLLGDYTAFAGSHDLNHKLTLALMADEKSYEIATLNGELLKEYQKVFA
- a CDS encoding glycoprotease — translated: MTDEHVSEALIKILENLSSKFNITKIIYANTPGSFMGLKVAYVILKTFSLAKGCEFYAVSGFSLNGSQAIRANKNLSFVLKDGKILLEKVGPVGFILPLNLDELKLNSDTLPDYIIQAV
- the thrB gene encoding homoserine kinase; this encodes MNILVPATSANLGPGFDALGLSLKLFNSVKIEPAKFSSVSINGEGSESVNLKRNNIFLSIFNEIFFELTGKNENFRVVFENNIPFSRGLGSSSAVIVGAIASAYEMAGFKASKEAVLNKAIIYETHPDNISPAVHGGFISAIVKNGNVYANKINLSDEIKAVVVIPNKPMSTSSSRQILPKNYTMKECVNNLSHAAFLTSCFYEKKYDLLKIASKDLMHEERRMHTLEELFEVRKVAYENGALMSTLSGSGSSFLNIAYKDDAKNLQDILKSKFSDFRAEVFSFDNDGYEITQS
- the infB gene encoding translation initiation factor IF-2; protein product: MSNVRISEIANELGYPSKEIVEKAQELGLKVKTHSNAVSLEEAEAIYEYVQTGVIPDKFKKKKSEPKPKKEPKKEVEKESVKKEEKQKSEPKKATTKTESKSVKAEPKKEAQILEEKQKIEPKKEEIKVEQKQVEAPRPKESLADVTQKRRGLVIVKKKKDYEAPIATKEEKKPEPSIANISDFKSMFSASDENLAKKKKKDKKVVVASKKDSAQKMDLLGGSDFGDIVLEDEDVVVLPDFSFKTPIPAPVQKTKQPNVMRTTVNNTINSFGEGGIQRRARKKHKKPENKQNNEAVTSINIPKEIRVYEFAEKLNKQPSEIIGKLFMLGMMTTKNDFLDEDAIEILADEFNVEVNIIDDQKEFDYVAAYEEEIKDDENLQPRAPVITIMGHVDHGKTSLLDYIRKSRVAAGEAGGITQHVGAYMVNKNGKNITFIDTPGHEAFTAMRARGAGVTDIVIIVVAADDGVKPQTKEAVSHAKAAGVPIIIAINKMDKESANPDLVKTGLAELDVMPTEWGGKYEFVPISAKTGMGIDDLLEIVLLQADLLELKANPKANAKATVIESSLQKGRGPVATIIVENGTLHVGDTVVAGVAYGKIRSLLDDQGKPLQDIKPGECGVIVGLSEIAEAGETLIGVKTDKEAREYAQKKAEYIRQKELSKSTKVSIDELSAKIAEGELKTLPVIIKADVGGSLEALKASLEKLANDEIRVNVIHSGVGGITQSDVALASASEDCIILGFNIRPTGEIKEKAKESGVEIKTYNVIYNLIDDVKAILGGLMSPIIREEQLGQAQVRQVIHVPKVGAIAGCIVTEGTINRGAKIRLIREGVVVYEGSVSSLKRFKDDVKEVAKGYECGVGIENFNDIRENDYIESFKEVKEKATL
- the rbfA gene encoding 30S ribosome-binding factor RbfA codes for the protein MNANEIKRMRTESVLKELIPEALATLEDGILKGLCVTDVECKKGRYDAFVYLDKMAFDEREQEYILGHLKRVCRHLQNHCMAAEGWYRCPNFHFKFDDRLEYQNHMDKLFDKISKDLNKNG
- the rimP gene encoding ribosome maturation factor RimP encodes the protein MDNLDKLVRECGVELYDSEIANENGRTIFRVYITKNGGVSLDDCEKVSRLLSPIFDVTPPVSGDYNLEVSSPGLERKLSKPSHFKASVGELVKVQTEAEKFAGRLVKADEDGIAVENEEGIFEINISEIKKAKTYLEW
- a CDS encoding formate--tetrahydrofolate ligase is translated as MLSDIEITHQTKLEHISKVAARLGLSEDELELYGKYKAKISPRLEPSNSKLILVTATNPTPYGEGKTTMSIGLADALNSLNKKVCLALREPSLGPVFGIKGGAAGGGYSQLAPMEDLNLHFTGDFHAITSANNLISAMIDNSLYQENPLKIEKILWKRCMDMNDRALRFITVGQGGRTDGVPREDGFNITAASEIMAVLCLATSLSDLKKRVANIMVAYDSDKKPIYVRDLGCQDAVCILLKDAIKPNLFQTLEHTPTLVHGGPFANIAHGCNSVIATKTALNLADYVITEAGFGSELGAEKFLDIKCRVADIRPSAVVLVSTIRSLKYNGEANKDEITKPDMNALKKGIENLGGHIENLKGKFGQNVVVALNKFGFDTDEEINFVKEYCRELGVEVAVCENFLKGGKGALELAELVLKACDKPSKINFTYEMSDDTKTKIEKVAKEIYGAGEVVFEEAALKKLEMIKELNLSHLPVCIAKTQYSFSDDAKLLGRAKGFTFSVKDLDIRTGAGFIVAVCGKIMLMPGLPKVPAAVNMRIDAEGKIDGLS
- the ribD gene encoding bifunctional diaminohydroxyphosphoribosylaminopyrimidine deaminase/5-amino-6-(5-phosphoribosylamino)uracil reductase RibD, encoding MNDEFYMGLALSEAWKFQILTYPNPAVGCLVLDENGQILSCKAHEKAGYLHAEPTAILFALCKKSEKFKDDFIKAYNAKFSSNIKEDEFGLLEPKFTYEFILKNHSNLLKNAKAYVTLEPCSHHGKTPPCANLLKELGFRDVIIGSHDENQIASGGSNLLKSAGIKVKFGVLKERCDKLLEPFLAYQNGGFSFLKIAISKNGVASGGIITNELSRTHVHKLRSIIDTLVIGGNTVRVDRPKLDSRLVSGGKNPDVLIYSRSDKFDKTIPLFSVPGRKVSIQKKLILTGLSMFEGAGEFLKLAKDGKLANVKWLLIYQSSNFKDGKSLSLDLNLKPLFSGNFGNDSYTWYEILD